The following coding sequences are from one Seonamhaeicola sp. ML3 window:
- a CDS encoding glycosyltransferase translates to MNIGIVVDNEFDNDHRVQKEIRLLLAEGHNISVLCFNFGKSYKSYEDFDVTRVKIPKKVRDLFVLLSTNFIFYRYLWQKNIAKFIDQNNLEALHVHDLYMSKAGRKGIDTSRHNIPLILDLHENYPAAINSYQWAIKGWRKFVVQPRKWYSKESTYLNYANAIIVLSEYFKTDLISRFPELKTKPIYTHPNMPDFESFKAFEQNEFTVNFQSNVTTLFYFGVVAKRRGIIDILPWIKELVEEGNKLHLLIIGPVDKADKNSFNGYLNSPVLKQCVTYIPWSDVKYLPAYLKKIAIGLAPFQVNKQHDSGVANKLFQYMYGQIPILATKCKAQQDLIETSDCGLLYEDQDDFKKQLVQLLENPKLRATLGKNGRKSLLELYSKKADKQFIKIYQDL, encoded by the coding sequence ATGAATATTGGAATAGTAGTAGATAACGAATTTGATAACGACCATAGGGTCCAGAAAGAAATCCGTCTTCTCCTTGCTGAAGGTCACAATATATCTGTGCTCTGTTTCAATTTTGGAAAATCTTATAAATCCTATGAAGATTTCGATGTTACAAGAGTTAAAATCCCCAAAAAGGTCAGAGATTTATTTGTATTACTTAGCACTAACTTTATATTTTACAGGTATTTATGGCAAAAAAACATCGCAAAATTTATTGACCAGAACAATTTAGAAGCCCTTCATGTGCACGACTTATACATGTCTAAAGCAGGACGAAAAGGTATTGATACATCCAGGCACAATATCCCTCTAATTCTTGATTTACATGAAAACTATCCAGCAGCGATAAATTCCTATCAATGGGCAATAAAAGGGTGGCGGAAATTTGTTGTACAACCTAGAAAATGGTACTCAAAAGAAAGTACTTATTTAAATTATGCCAACGCTATTATTGTTCTTAGCGAATACTTCAAAACAGATTTAATTTCTAGATTTCCAGAGCTTAAAACGAAGCCCATATACACACATCCTAATATGCCTGACTTTGAAAGTTTCAAGGCTTTCGAACAAAATGAGTTTACTGTAAATTTTCAATCTAACGTCACCACTTTGTTCTATTTTGGTGTTGTTGCCAAGCGTAGAGGTATTATAGACATTCTACCATGGATAAAAGAACTTGTGGAAGAAGGCAATAAACTTCATTTGCTTATAATTGGTCCAGTAGATAAGGCAGATAAAAATAGTTTCAATGGATACCTCAATTCCCCTGTACTAAAACAATGTGTTACCTATATCCCTTGGTCAGACGTAAAATATCTTCCTGCATACTTAAAAAAAATCGCCATAGGATTGGCACCATTTCAAGTTAATAAACAGCATGATTCTGGTGTTGCGAATAAGCTGTTCCAATATATGTATGGACAAATACCTATTTTGGCAACCAAGTGTAAAGCGCAACAAGATTTAATTGAAACATCTGACTGCGGTTTGTTATATGAAGATCAAGACGATTTCAAAAAACAACTAGTACAGTTATTAGAAAACCCGAAACTAAGAGCGACATTAGGCAAAAATGGAAGAAAATCTTTGCTAGAACTTTACAGTAAAAAAGCCGACAAACAGTTTATAAAAATATACCAAGATCTTTAG
- a CDS encoding class I SAM-dependent methyltransferase encodes MSNKNIYPKKRYRLTVEFLKKHISNSESILDLGVENPLSEIMIKQGYQVKNTLGEDLDIDKTTIENTDTDVVTAFEIFEHLLSPFTVLQSIKANKLVASIPLRLWFSSAYRSKTDIRDRHFHEFEDWQFDWLLEKAGWKIIDKKKWTNPTKKIGFRPILRWFTPRYYIIYAERI; translated from the coding sequence ATGTCAAATAAAAATATCTACCCCAAGAAACGTTATAGACTTACTGTTGAATTCTTGAAAAAACACATTTCTAATTCCGAATCGATTCTCGACCTAGGTGTTGAAAACCCGCTTTCTGAAATAATGATTAAACAAGGGTACCAAGTTAAAAACACCCTAGGTGAAGATTTAGACATTGATAAAACGACAATAGAAAACACGGATACAGATGTCGTTACGGCTTTCGAAATTTTTGAACATTTACTGTCTCCATTTACTGTTTTACAATCCATAAAAGCAAATAAACTAGTTGCCAGCATCCCTCTACGATTATGGTTTTCTTCAGCTTACAGAAGCAAAACAGATATTCGCGATAGGCATTTTCACGAATTTGAGGATTGGCAATTCGATTGGCTTTTGGAAAAAGCAGGCTGGAAAATAATTGACAAAAAAAAATGGACCAACCCAACAAAAAAAATAGGCTTCAGACCTATTCTTCGATGGTTCACACCAAGATATTACATTATTTATGCTGAAAGGATATAA
- a CDS encoding ABC transporter permease, translating to MRYLHNIGRYFLMIAEMFKKPTKWSVMRSLILKDIDDLIIGSLGIIAFISFFVGGVVTIQTALNIENPLIPRYLVGFATRQSVILEFAPTFTSVIMAGKVGSFITSSIGTMRVTEQIDALEVMGINSLNYLVFPKTIALTLYPFAIAIGMFLGILGGMAACVFGGYTSLEDYILGLQTDFDGFHVTYSFIKTFVFAFVLATIPSFYGYYMKGGALEVGKASTTAFVWTSVVIILLNYVLTGIMLG from the coding sequence ATGAGATATCTTCACAATATTGGTCGGTATTTTTTAATGATTGCTGAAATGTTTAAAAAGCCCACGAAGTGGTCTGTAATGCGTTCATTAATACTAAAGGATATAGACGATTTGATTATTGGGTCTTTAGGAATCATTGCCTTTATATCGTTCTTTGTTGGAGGTGTTGTTACCATACAAACTGCATTAAATATCGAAAACCCATTAATACCCAGATATTTGGTCGGGTTTGCTACAAGACAGTCGGTTATTTTAGAATTTGCACCTACGTTCACCTCGGTTATTATGGCTGGTAAAGTTGGGTCTTTTATAACCTCCAGTATAGGAACCATGCGTGTTACAGAACAAATCGATGCCCTAGAAGTTATGGGTATCAATTCTTTAAACTATCTGGTTTTCCCGAAAACCATTGCGCTAACGCTTTATCCATTTGCGATAGCGATTGGCATGTTTTTAGGTATTCTAGGCGGTATGGCAGCCTGCGTCTTTGGAGGCTACACGAGCTTAGAGGATTATATTCTTGGTTTACAAACTGACTTTGACGGATTTCATGTTACCTATTCGTTTATAAAGACCTTTGTTTTTGCCTTTGTGTTGGCTACTATACCATCGTTTTACGGTTATTACATGAAAGGTGGCGCTCTTGAAGTTGGTAAAGCGAGTACAACGGCCTTTGTATGGACTTCGGTGGTTATCATTCTATTAAACTATGTACTAACAGGAATAATGCTTGGCTAA
- a CDS encoding T9SS type A sorting domain-containing protein has product MKKERLLQFTLSKFWHGVNAFLFVIFLLISQSTLAQTEKGIIKGGEISTKDDTTICLDGNSKPIEVYLIGAEGKLQQWIITDYNNNILGLPENPPFSFEGAGAGICKIWSVSYKDIFNLEVGVNLSDLEGWYELSNAIEVVRNQPDAGTLVGGPFEFYVGDGEADHIDEGAITIDGGGVGANAQWVVTDDQGNILGLPPSPYAVNFNGAGEGTCLVWYLRYDGELSGAAVGNNASDLEGCFDLSNPIEVVRKYPPVSGGTITGGPFEFCVGDEVADNIPEGAITIEGSSGLNSQWVVTDDQGNILGLPPSPYVVNFDGAGAGTCLVWYLRYNGELSGAEVGNNASGLSGDFSLSNPIEVVRNQPDAGTLVGGPFEFYVGDGEADHIDEGAITIDGGGVGANAQWVVTDDQGNILGLPPSPYAVNFDGAGEGTCLVWYLRYDGELSGAAVGNNASDLEGCFNLSNPIEVVRKYPPVSGGTITGGPFEFCVGDEVADNIPEGAITIEGSSGLNSQWVVTDDQGNILGLPPSPYVVNFDGAGAGTCLVWYLRYNGELSGAEVGNNASDLSGDFSLSNPIEVVRNQPDAGTLVGGPFEFYVGDGEADHIDEGAITIDGGGVGANAQWVVTDDQGNILGLPPSPYAVNFDGAGEGTCLVWYLRYDGELSGAAVGNNASDLEGCFNLSNPIEVVRKYPPVSGGTITGGPFEFCVGDEVADNIPEGAITIEGSSGLNSQWVVTDDQGNILGLPPSPYVVNFDGAGAGTCLVWYLRYNGELSGAEVGNNASGLSGDFSLSNPIEVVRNQPDAGTLVGGPFEFYVGDGEADHIDEGAITIDGGGVGANAQWVVTDDQGNILGLPPSPYAVNFDGAGEGTCLVWYLRYDGELSGAAVGNNASDLEGCFNLSNPIEVVRKMRPVDVCEVDGGWLKPGGIYLFCEGDGIEDYATGIKLSKNKGSYSQWVVTDVEGNILGLPSDPAEVNFDGAGPGVCLIWHLSFDGEISGATPGSNAFTGLSGCYDLSNPIPVFRLPSDSGLCEILKYSKGHLLSDNNVPNQANISMFPNPAKHHVKIDLSNSSLENVTIRIHSFSGSEVYNKSVKLSGNRLFDVKVEDFAQGLYLISITDNETRSVRTIKKLLVE; this is encoded by the coding sequence ATGAAAAAAGAAAGACTATTACAGTTCACTTTGTCAAAATTTTGGCATGGAGTGAATGCGTTTTTGTTTGTTATCTTTTTGCTGATTTCTCAAAGCACTTTGGCCCAAACGGAAAAGGGTATTATTAAAGGAGGCGAGATTAGTACAAAAGACGATACAACAATTTGCCTTGATGGAAATTCAAAACCTATTGAAGTTTATTTAATAGGAGCAGAAGGAAAACTCCAGCAATGGATTATCACAGATTACAATAATAATATTTTAGGTTTACCGGAGAATCCCCCTTTTAGTTTTGAAGGTGCTGGTGCTGGTATTTGCAAAATATGGAGTGTCTCCTATAAAGATATATTTAATCTTGAAGTAGGTGTGAATTTGTCCGATTTAGAAGGATGGTATGAATTATCTAATGCTATTGAAGTTGTCAGAAACCAGCCTGACGCCGGAACGTTAGTTGGCGGCCCATTCGAGTTCTATGTTGGAGACGGCGAGGCCGACCACATTGACGAAGGTGCCATAACGATAGACGGCGGAGGCGTGGGCGCCAATGCACAATGGGTAGTGACGGATGACCAAGGGAACATCCTAGGTCTACCACCAAGCCCATATGCGGTTAACTTCAACGGTGCAGGCGAGGGAACCTGTTTGGTATGGTACCTACGTTATGATGGCGAACTTAGCGGAGCCGCAGTAGGTAACAATGCTTCTGATTTAGAAGGCTGTTTCGACCTATCCAATCCAATAGAAGTAGTTAGGAAGTATCCACCGGTATCCGGAGGAACGATTACAGGAGGTCCATTTGAGTTCTGTGTAGGCGACGAGGTTGCAGACAATATACCAGAGGGCGCCATAACGATAGAAGGCAGTTCGGGACTTAACTCACAGTGGGTAGTAACGGACGACCAAGGGAACATCCTAGGTCTACCACCAAGCCCATACGTAGTAAACTTCGACGGCGCAGGCGCAGGAACCTGCTTGGTGTGGTACTTAAGATATAACGGTGAACTTAGCGGAGCCGAGGTAGGCAATAACGCATCGGGTTTATCTGGAGATTTTTCATTGTCCAATCCTATTGAAGTTGTTAGAAACCAGCCTGACGCCGGAACTTTGGTTGGCGGACCATTCGAGTTCTATGTAGGAGACGGAGAGGCCGACCACATTGACGAAGGGGCAATCACGATAGACGGCGGAGGTGTAGGCGCCAATGCACAGTGGGTGGTAACAGACGACCAAGGTAACATCCTAGGCCTTCCACCAAGCCCATATGCGGTTAACTTCGACGGTGCAGGCGAGGGAACCTGTTTGGTATGGTACCTGCGTTATGATGGCGAACTTAGCGGAGCCGCAGTAGGTAACAATGCTTCTGATTTAGAAGGCTGTTTCAATCTATCCAACCCAATAGAAGTAGTTAGGAAGTATCCACCGGTATCCGGAGGAACGATTACGGGCGGTCCATTTGAGTTCTGTGTAGGCGACGAGGTTGCAGACAATATACCAGAGGGCGCCATAACGATAGAAGGCAGTTCGGGACTTAACTCACAGTGGGTAGTAACGGACGACCAAGGGAACATCCTAGGTCTACCACCAAGCCCATACGTAGTAAACTTCGACGGCGCAGGCGCAGGAACCTGCTTGGTGTGGTACTTAAGATATAACGGTGAACTTAGCGGAGCCGAAGTAGGCAACAACGCATCGGATTTATCCGGAGATTTTTCATTGTCGAATCCTATTGAAGTTGTTAGAAACCAGCCTGACGCCGGAACGTTGGTTGGCGGTCCATTCGAGTTCTATGTAGGAGACGGCGAGGCCGACCACATTGACGAAGGGGCAATCACGATAGACGGCGGAGGTGTAGGCGCCAATGCACAGTGGGTGGTAACAGACGACCAAGGTAACATCCTAGGCCTTCCACCAAGCCCATATGCGGTTAACTTCGACGGTGCAGGCGAGGGAACCTGTTTGGTATGGTACCTGCGTTATGATGGCGAACTTAGCGGAGCCGCAGTAGGTAACAATGCTTCTGATTTAGAAGGCTGTTTCAATCTATCCAACCCAATAGAAGTAGTTAGGAAGTATCCACCGGTATCCGGAGGAACGATTACGGGCGGTCCATTTGAGTTTTGTGTAGGCGACGAGGTTGCAGACAATATACCAGAAGGCGCTATAACGATAGAAGGCAGTTCGGGACTTAACTCGCAGTGGGTGGTAACCGACGACCAAGGTAACATCCTAGGTCTACCACCAAGCCCATATGTAGTGAACTTCGACGGCGCAGGCGCAGGAACCTGTTTGGTATGGTACCTAAGATATAACGGTGAGCTTAGCGGAGCCGAAGTAGGCAATAACGCATCGGGTTTATCTGGAGATTTTTCATTGTCCAATCCTATTGAAGTTGTTAGAAACCAGCCTGACGCCGGAACTTTGGTTGGCGGACCATTCGAGTTCTATGTAGGAGACGGAGAGGCCGACCACATTGACGAAGGGGCAATCACGATAGACGGCGGAGGTGTAGGCGCCAATGCACAGTGGGTGGTAACAGACGACCAAGGTAACATCCTAGGCCTTCCACCAAGCCCATATGCGGTTAACTTCGACGGTGCAGGCGAGGGAACCTGTTTGGTATGGTACCTGCGTTATGATGGCGAACTTAGCGGAGCCGCAGTAGGTAACAATGCTTCTGATTTAGAAGGCTGTTTCAATCTATCCAACCCAATAGAAGTAGTTAGGAAGATGCGCCCTGTAGATGTATGTGAAGTTGATGGTGGCTGGTTAAAGCCAGGTGGAATCTACCTTTTCTGTGAGGGAGATGGTATTGAAGATTATGCTACAGGTATAAAACTTAGTAAAAACAAGGGCAGTTACTCACAATGGGTTGTAACTGACGTTGAGGGTAATATTTTAGGATTACCTTCTGATCCAGCAGAGGTGAATTTTGATGGTGCTGGACCGGGAGTATGTTTAATATGGCACTTAAGTTTTGATGGTGAGATTTCTGGAGCAACACCTGGAAGTAATGCCTTTACAGGACTTAGCGGATGTTATGATTTATCAAATCCTATCCCCGTGTTTAGACTTCCTTCCGATAGTGGATTATGTGAAATCCTTAAATATAGTAAAGGACACCTTTTAAGTGATAACAATGTGCCTAATCAAGCGAATATTTCAATGTTCCCTAATCCAGCGAAGCATCATGTTAAAATAGATTTATCTAATTCTTCTTTGGAAAATGTAACAATTAGGATACACAGTTTTTCTGGAAGTGAAGTTTATAACAAATCTGTTAAGCTAAGCGGAAATAGGTTGTTTGATGTAAAAGTTGAAGACTTTGCTCAAGGGCTTTATTTAATAAGTATTACAGACAATGAAACACGTTCTGTTCGAACCATAAAGAAATTATTGGTTGAATAA
- a CDS encoding acyltransferase — protein sequence MKEEFDFFAHPSAVINKNAKIGAHSKIWHFSHVMEDSEIGERCNVGQNVVISPKVRIGNGVKIQNNVSVYTGVICEDDVFLGPSMVFTNVINPRSFIVRKEEFKETYVEKGATIGANATIVCGNRIGAYAMIGAGTVITKPVLPYALVIGNPGKQVGWVSKHGHKLNFDSNNTAICIESGDKYKLENNTIIPL from the coding sequence TTGAAAGAAGAATTCGATTTTTTTGCACACCCAAGTGCCGTGATTAATAAGAACGCAAAAATAGGTGCCCATTCCAAAATCTGGCATTTTAGCCATGTTATGGAGGACTCTGAAATAGGTGAACGATGTAATGTAGGACAGAACGTAGTGATATCTCCAAAAGTAAGAATAGGCAATGGTGTTAAAATTCAAAATAACGTTTCTGTATACACTGGTGTAATTTGCGAAGATGACGTTTTTCTTGGACCTTCCATGGTTTTTACTAATGTTATCAATCCAAGAAGTTTTATTGTGCGAAAAGAGGAATTTAAGGAAACTTATGTCGAAAAAGGCGCCACAATAGGAGCCAATGCCACTATAGTCTGTGGCAATAGAATTGGAGCTTACGCAATGATTGGAGCAGGAACAGTTATTACGAAGCCTGTTTTACCTTATGCCTTAGTAATTGGAAATCCCGGAAAACAGGTGGGATGGGTAAGCAAACATGGCCATAAACTAAATTTTGATAGCAATAACACAGCTATTTGTATAGAAAGTGGCGATAAATATAAACTTGAGAACAATACAATAATACCGCTTTAG
- a CDS encoding ABC transporter ATP-binding protein, which translates to MIEVKNLHKSFGDADILKGISTTFDKGKTNLIIGQSGSGKTVFLKCLLGLFDYEQGTISYDGKIFTELSEDQKRDLRAEIGMVFQGSALFDSMTIAENVMFPLQMFTKMSKSEMEDRADFVLKRVNLPEAHHKMPSEASGGMQKRVAIARAIVNNPKYLFCDEPNSGLDPKTAIVIDNLIQEITDEYQITTVINSHDMNSVMEIGEKIVFLKKGLKAWEGSNKTIFKTDNDSVTDFVYSSNLFKKVRQMYLEENE; encoded by the coding sequence ATGATTGAAGTTAAAAATTTACATAAATCGTTTGGCGATGCCGATATTCTAAAGGGCATTAGCACCACTTTTGATAAAGGAAAGACCAACTTGATTATTGGACAGAGTGGCTCGGGGAAAACAGTTTTCCTCAAGTGCCTTTTAGGTTTGTTTGATTACGAACAAGGTACCATATCTTACGATGGAAAAATTTTCACAGAATTAAGTGAAGACCAAAAACGAGACCTTCGGGCAGAAATAGGTATGGTATTTCAAGGTAGTGCTTTATTCGATTCTATGACCATTGCCGAAAATGTGATGTTCCCTTTACAAATGTTTACAAAAATGAGCAAGAGTGAAATGGAAGACAGGGCTGATTTTGTACTTAAGCGTGTTAATCTTCCTGAAGCGCATCATAAAATGCCTAGTGAAGCCTCCGGGGGTATGCAAAAACGAGTAGCTATTGCTCGTGCCATTGTTAACAATCCCAAATATTTATTTTGTGACGAGCCTAACTCGGGTTTAGACCCTAAAACAGCAATTGTTATCGACAACCTTATTCAGGAAATTACTGATGAGTACCAAATAACAACAGTTATTAATTCTCACGATATGAACTCTGTAATGGAAATTGGTGAAAAAATAGTGTTCTTAAAAAAAGGCTTGAAAGCTTGGGAAGGCTCCAATAAAACTATTTTCAAAACCGACAACGACTCTGTAACCGACTTTGTTTACTCTTCAAATCTGTTTAAAAAAGTTAGGCAAATGTATCTAGAAGAAAACGAATAA
- a CDS encoding 3-oxoacyl-ACP synthase III family protein yields MNIKITGTGSYIPDTIEKNENFHNHEFLNTDGSSINSPNEVIVEKFKAITGIAERRYAKHHHDSSDLGFFAAEKAIEDAKIDPETIDYIIVAHNFGDVKHNTIQSDMLPSLASRIKHSLRIKNPKCIAYDLLFGCPGWVEGVIQAKAFIKSGMAKRCLVIGTETLSRVVDKHDRDAMIFSDGAGATIVEASDEEGGILSHETASFTYDEAYFLFFGNSNNQDLCRDTRYIKMEGRKIYEFALVNVPKAMKTCLDNSGVDIKDVKKIFIHQANEKMDEAILKRFYRLYKTKIPEHIMPMSIQTLGNSSVATVPTLFDLVKNNKMKNHSLSKGDVVIFASVGAGMHINAIVYKY; encoded by the coding sequence ATGAATATTAAAATAACTGGCACAGGAAGTTATATACCTGATACCATCGAGAAAAACGAAAACTTTCATAACCATGAGTTTTTAAATACCGACGGGTCTTCAATTAACTCGCCAAACGAAGTTATCGTAGAAAAGTTTAAAGCCATTACGGGTATCGCTGAACGTCGTTATGCCAAACATCATCACGATTCATCAGATCTTGGTTTTTTTGCTGCCGAGAAAGCAATCGAAGATGCCAAAATAGACCCTGAAACTATTGATTACATTATCGTTGCTCATAATTTTGGAGATGTTAAGCACAACACCATTCAAAGTGATATGCTACCTTCTTTAGCTTCTCGAATTAAACATAGTCTTAGAATTAAAAACCCAAAATGTATTGCTTACGATTTACTGTTTGGATGCCCGGGCTGGGTCGAAGGCGTTATTCAGGCAAAGGCTTTCATTAAATCTGGAATGGCAAAACGTTGTTTGGTTATTGGAACAGAGACACTTTCTAGAGTAGTTGACAAGCATGATAGAGATGCTATGATTTTTTCTGATGGTGCCGGCGCAACAATAGTAGAAGCATCTGATGAAGAAGGCGGTATTTTATCTCATGAAACAGCCAGTTTCACCTACGACGAAGCCTATTTTTTGTTTTTTGGAAACTCCAACAACCAAGATTTATGCAGGGATACGCGTTACATAAAAATGGAAGGGCGTAAAATTTACGAATTTGCTCTAGTTAACGTCCCAAAAGCAATGAAAACCTGTTTGGACAATAGTGGAGTCGATATAAAAGATGTGAAAAAAATATTCATTCATCAAGCTAATGAAAAAATGGATGAAGCCATTCTTAAACGTTTTTATAGACTTTATAAAACAAAAATTCCTGAGCACATTATGCCAATGAGCATTCAAACTTTAGGAAATAGCTCAGTGGCAACGGTCCCAACACTTTTCGATTTGGTAAAAAACAATAAAATGAAAAATCACAGTCTATCTAAAGGCGATGTGGTTATTTTTGCAAGTGTTGGTGCTGGCATGCATATAAATGCCATTGTTTATAAATACTAA
- a CDS encoding Gfo/Idh/MocA family oxidoreductase — protein sequence MKNFALMGAAGYIAPRHLKAIKETNNRLVAAFDPNDSVGIIDSYFPEAHFFTEFERFDRHLEKLRIEENTNSIDYVSICTPNYLHDAHIRFALRNEADAICEKPLVLNPWNAEKLIKLEEQYSNKINTILQLRLHPSIIALKHKIDQAPKDKVYDIDLTYITSRGNWYYASWKSFIEKSGGICSNIGIHFFDMLIWIFGDVKNSTVHVMEHDRASGVLQLQHANIRWFLSINSETLPEKIKQSGQRTFRTITINDEELEFSSGFTDLHTESYQKIIDGKGFTVNESLKSIQLAHQLRHAKVSSLSEDYHPFAKLPLSSHPFN from the coding sequence TTGAAAAATTTTGCCCTTATGGGAGCTGCTGGCTACATAGCTCCAAGACATTTAAAAGCTATAAAAGAAACGAACAACAGATTAGTCGCAGCTTTCGACCCAAATGATAGCGTGGGCATTATAGATTCCTATTTTCCTGAAGCGCATTTCTTTACTGAATTTGAGCGCTTTGACCGGCATTTAGAGAAATTAAGAATTGAAGAAAACACTAATTCCATTGATTATGTTTCTATATGCACTCCCAACTATCTTCACGATGCGCATATAAGATTTGCATTAAGAAATGAAGCAGATGCTATTTGTGAAAAACCGTTGGTGCTTAATCCTTGGAATGCAGAGAAGCTCATTAAGTTAGAAGAACAGTATTCCAATAAAATTAATACCATACTGCAGCTTAGGTTACATCCCAGTATCATTGCACTAAAGCATAAAATAGACCAAGCACCCAAAGACAAAGTTTACGATATTGACCTAACCTATATTACCTCGCGCGGTAATTGGTACTATGCCTCTTGGAAGAGTTTTATCGAAAAATCTGGTGGTATCTGTTCCAACATTGGTATTCATTTTTTTGATATGCTTATTTGGATTTTTGGGGACGTTAAAAATAGTACAGTACATGTTATGGAGCACGATAGAGCCTCAGGAGTCTTACAGTTACAACATGCTAACATTAGGTGGTTCCTTTCTATTAATAGTGAGACATTACCAGAAAAAATAAAGCAATCTGGGCAACGTACATTTAGAACCATTACCATCAACGATGAAGAATTAGAGTTCAGTTCTGGTTTTACAGATTTGCATACAGAATCCTACCAAAAGATAATTGATGGAAAAGGCTTTACCGTTAATGAATCCCTAAAATCAATACAATTGGCACACCAATTAAGACACGCCAAGGTTTCGAGTTTATCTGAGGATTATCATCCGTTTGCCAAGTTACCATTGTCTTCTCATCCGTTTAATTAA